The following proteins are encoded in a genomic region of Enterocloster clostridioformis:
- a CDS encoding MurR/RpiR family transcriptional regulator — protein sequence MEYLKSVIPVIESNYVNFTTVERSIADFFIYNREQMDFSAKSVAGRLFVSEASLSRFAKKCGFRGYREFIYQYEENFVVKQDSMTGNTRTVLNAYQELLNKTYNLVNEKQVERVCRYMAKAGRVFVCGTGSSGLAAREMELRFMRIGLDITSMEHSDMMRMRGVFQDENCLVFGVSISGEKEEVLYLLEEAHKRGARTVMLTARNRPDFDAFCDEVVLLPSLLHLNHGNVISPQFPILLLTDILYSYYLSQDQYKKEVLHDSTLRALEKGRRENNVL from the coding sequence ATGGAATATCTGAAATCAGTGATACCCGTCATAGAATCCAATTATGTGAATTTTACAACGGTGGAGCGCAGTATTGCGGATTTTTTTATCTATAACAGGGAACAGATGGATTTCTCAGCCAAGTCAGTGGCCGGAAGGCTGTTTGTGTCGGAGGCATCCCTGTCGCGGTTTGCAAAGAAATGCGGATTCAGGGGATACAGGGAATTTATTTACCAGTATGAGGAAAATTTTGTGGTTAAGCAGGATTCCATGACAGGCAACACCAGAACAGTGCTCAATGCCTACCAGGAACTTCTGAATAAGACGTATAACCTGGTAAATGAAAAGCAGGTTGAGCGGGTGTGCCGGTATATGGCCAAGGCGGGCCGCGTGTTTGTCTGCGGAACAGGAAGCTCAGGCCTGGCTGCCAGGGAGATGGAGCTGCGCTTTATGCGGATCGGCCTGGACATCACATCCATGGAGCACAGCGACATGATGCGTATGCGCGGCGTGTTCCAGGACGAGAACTGCCTTGTCTTTGGCGTCAGTATCAGCGGTGAAAAGGAGGAGGTGTTATACCTTCTGGAGGAAGCCCACAAGCGGGGGGCCAGGACCGTGATGCTCACAGCCAGGAACAGGCCTGACTTTGATGCCTTCTGCGATGAGGTGGTGCTTCTTCCCTCGCTGCTCCATTTGAACCATGGAAATGTGATTTCACCTCAGTTCCCCATTCTCCTCCTGACGGACATCCTCTATTCCTACTATCTGTCCCAGGACCAGTATAAGAAGGAAGTGCTCCATGACAGTACATTGAGGGCCCTGGAAAAGGGGCGCAGGGAGAATAATGTGCTGTAA
- a CDS encoding ROK family protein, translating to MKQYICIDIGGTEIKHGVLDENGKFLAKDKVPTEAFKGGPALLKKVLGIAADYLKYWKAEGICVSTAGMVDVEKGEIFYSAPLIPEYAGTKIKAGMEEEFGLPCEVENDVNCAGLAEAVSGAAAGAQSALCLTVGTGIGGCIIIGGRVYHGWSGSACEVGYMHMDGSDFQTLGAASILVKRVAAAKGEPEDEWNGYRIFQLAGEGDPICREAIDQMCDCLGKGISNICYVLNPQIVVLGGGIMAQEEYLRPRLEKALARYLVSSIYEKTELAFAKHQNDAGMRGAYYHFLERQGKAQS from the coding sequence ATGAAACAGTATATTTGCATTGATATCGGAGGAACGGAAATCAAGCACGGAGTGCTGGATGAAAATGGGAAATTTCTTGCAAAGGATAAGGTGCCCACCGAGGCCTTTAAGGGCGGTCCCGCCCTGCTTAAAAAGGTCCTGGGGATTGCGGCGGATTATCTGAAGTATTGGAAGGCGGAGGGTATCTGTGTATCCACTGCCGGCATGGTGGATGTGGAGAAGGGGGAGATATTCTATTCCGCCCCTCTGATTCCGGAGTATGCGGGAACAAAAATCAAGGCCGGCATGGAGGAGGAATTCGGACTTCCCTGCGAGGTGGAAAATGATGTGAACTGCGCCGGCCTGGCGGAGGCTGTGTCCGGGGCAGCGGCAGGCGCTCAGTCAGCCCTGTGCCTTACGGTTGGAACCGGTATCGGCGGCTGTATCATCATCGGCGGCAGGGTGTACCACGGATGGAGTGGAAGCGCCTGTGAGGTGGGATACATGCATATGGACGGAAGCGATTTCCAGACCCTGGGGGCTGCCAGCATACTGGTAAAACGGGTGGCGGCTGCAAAGGGGGAGCCTGAGGATGAGTGGAATGGCTACCGCATCTTCCAGCTGGCCGGGGAAGGGGATCCCATATGCAGGGAAGCCATTGACCAGATGTGCGATTGTCTGGGCAAAGGCATTTCCAATATATGCTATGTGCTGAATCCCCAGATAGTGGTGCTGGGAGGAGGAATCATGGCTCAGGAGGAGTACCTGCGGCCCAGACTGGAAAAGGCTCTTGCACGGTATCTGGTATCCAGCATATATGAAAAGACAGAGCTGGCCTTTGCGAAGCACCAGAATGACGCGGGGATGCGGGGGGCCTACTATCATTTTCTGGAGAGACAGGGAAAGGCCCAAAGCTGA
- a CDS encoding LysR family transcriptional regulator — MLDFRVYTFLAVCEYMNYTRAAEALHITQPAVSQHIRYLENMYQVKLFLAEGKRIHLSPAGERLLHAAITLKNDEVFLRKQMLEGGGRGLSLRFGTTRTIGESVISAPLARYIHSHPEDRISVVINNTDELLHKLVSGEIQFALVEGYYDDVDFDSMVFRTEPFIPVCAAGHVFARKPVWLRDLLEEHLLIREPGSGTRDILEKNLDIKNIRLSDFAHITEIGSMHVILQLLEKDAGITFLYRTAVEEGIKEGVFRELELRDFQMEHDFAFIWNKGSIYADTYRMICRELQ; from the coding sequence GTGCTGGATTTCAGGGTTTACACATTTCTTGCTGTCTGTGAGTACATGAATTATACAAGGGCCGCGGAGGCGCTGCACATCACGCAGCCCGCTGTGTCGCAGCATATACGGTATCTGGAGAACATGTATCAGGTCAAACTGTTCCTGGCAGAGGGAAAGAGGATACACCTGTCCCCGGCAGGAGAACGGCTGCTCCACGCAGCCATCACCCTTAAGAATGACGAGGTATTTCTGCGAAAACAGATGTTAGAGGGGGGAGGAAGGGGACTGAGCCTGCGGTTCGGGACCACCAGGACCATCGGAGAGTCAGTGATATCCGCACCCCTGGCCCGCTACATCCACAGCCATCCGGAGGACCGTATCAGCGTTGTCATCAATAACACGGACGAGCTTCTGCACAAGCTGGTTTCCGGGGAGATTCAGTTTGCCCTGGTTGAGGGATATTATGATGATGTGGATTTTGATTCCATGGTTTTCAGAACAGAGCCCTTCATCCCTGTATGTGCCGCCGGCCATGTCTTTGCCAGGAAGCCGGTCTGGCTAAGGGATCTTTTGGAGGAACATCTGCTCATACGGGAGCCTGGGTCGGGAACCAGGGATATCCTGGAGAAGAATCTGGATATCAAGAATATCCGTCTGTCTGATTTTGCCCACATTACGGAAATCGGCAGCATGCATGTCATTCTCCAGCTGCTGGAAAAGGATGCGGGAATTACCTTCCTGTACCGGACTGCGGTGGAGGAGGGGATCAAGGAAGGGGTATTCAGGGAACTGGAACTGAGAGACTTCCAGATGGAGCATGACTTTGCCTTTATATGGAATAAGGGAAGTATATACGCGGATACGTACAGGATGATTTGCAGGGAACTGCAGTGA
- a CDS encoding sodium:solute symporter: protein MQGFTTIDLIILVVYLAAVLFAGLYFSKKEMKGKEFFKGDGTIPWWVTSVSIFATLLSPISFLSLAGNSYAGTWIMWFAQLGMIVAIPITIKFFLPIYSKLDIDTAYHYLEIRFGSKGLRVLGAVMFIIYQVGRMSIIMYLPSMVLASLTGINVNILIIAMGVIAIIYSYTGGLKSVLWTDFIQGSVLLVGVTFALFYLAGGINGGFGAIFQSMAGGKFLASDQPIFNPNILKDSVFLLIVGAGLNTCSSYVSSQDIVQRFTTTTDMKKLNKMMLTNGALSIFIATVFYLIGTGLYVFYSQNALPPAAQQDQIFASYIAYQLPVGITGLLLAAIYAASQSTLSTGLNSVATSWTLDIQERLSRKKMSFALQTRIAQYVSLGVGVVAILVSMVLANGEIKSAYEWFNGFMGLVLGVLGGTFALGTFTKVANAKGAYVAFFVAAVTMVCIKYMTPAGSVSIWSYSIISIAISLVVGIPVSMITRKLDGDTSKPVKDATIYHN from the coding sequence ATGCAGGGTTTTACTACAATTGATTTGATTATCCTGGTTGTTTATCTTGCGGCTGTATTATTTGCCGGACTCTACTTCTCCAAAAAGGAGATGAAGGGAAAAGAGTTCTTTAAGGGAGACGGCACCATTCCGTGGTGGGTTACTTCCGTTTCCATATTCGCAACATTATTAAGTCCTATTTCCTTCCTGTCACTGGCAGGAAATTCCTATGCAGGGACATGGATTATGTGGTTCGCACAGTTAGGAATGATTGTGGCCATCCCCATTACCATTAAGTTCTTCCTGCCAATCTACAGCAAGCTGGACATCGACACAGCCTACCACTATCTTGAAATCCGTTTCGGAAGCAAAGGCCTGCGTGTCCTGGGCGCTGTCATGTTCATCATATACCAGGTGGGCCGCATGTCCATCATCATGTATCTTCCGTCCATGGTTCTGGCCAGCCTGACGGGCATCAATGTAAACATACTGATTATTGCCATGGGCGTAATTGCCATCATTTATTCCTATACAGGCGGACTGAAATCCGTTCTCTGGACAGACTTCATCCAGGGCAGCGTTCTTCTGGTAGGCGTTACCTTTGCCCTGTTTTATCTGGCAGGCGGTATCAACGGCGGATTCGGAGCCATCTTCCAGTCCATGGCCGGAGGTAAGTTCCTGGCATCTGATCAGCCGATTTTCAATCCCAATATACTGAAGGACAGCGTATTCCTGCTGATTGTGGGAGCCGGTCTTAACACCTGTTCCTCCTATGTATCCAGCCAGGATATTGTGCAGCGTTTCACCACCACCACAGACATGAAGAAACTGAACAAGATGATGCTGACCAACGGCGCGCTGTCCATCTTCATCGCAACCGTATTTTACCTCATCGGTACAGGCCTGTATGTATTTTACAGCCAGAATGCACTTCCGCCGGCAGCACAGCAGGACCAGATTTTCGCCTCCTATATTGCTTATCAGCTTCCGGTAGGTATCACAGGACTGCTTCTGGCAGCCATCTATGCGGCATCCCAGTCCACTCTGTCCACCGGCCTTAACTCAGTAGCAACCAGCTGGACCCTGGATATCCAGGAGCGTCTCTCCAGAAAGAAGATGAGCTTTGCCCTTCAGACAAGAATCGCGCAGTACGTATCCCTGGGAGTGGGTGTTGTGGCCATCCTGGTGTCCATGGTACTGGCAAACGGCGAAATCAAGTCAGCATATGAGTGGTTCAACGGTTTCATGGGACTGGTGTTAGGCGTGTTGGGCGGCACATTTGCCCTGGGTACATTCACAAAGGTGGCAAATGCAAAGGGCGCTTACGTGGCATTCTTTGTGGCAGCCGTTACCATGGTCTGCATCAAGTACATGACTCCCGCGGGCTCTGTATCCATCTGGTCCTATTCCATCATCTCCATCGCCATTTCCCTGGTAGTGGGAATTCCGGTGAGCATGATTACAAGAAAGCTGGATGGGGATACATCCAAGCCGGTAAAGGACGCTACGATTTACCACAATTAA
- a CDS encoding YeiH family protein: MASLQKKWKGLAFCLLLAVPSRFLGKMFPIIGGAVIAIIAGMVIAVFMKNKDGLEDGIKFTSKKVLQWAVILLGFGMNLNVVLETGKQSLPIIVCTITTSLVIAFALHKLMHIPSNISTLVGVGSSICGGSAIAATAPVINADDDEVAQAISVIFFFNVLAAILFPTFGKVLGFDTASGNAFGVFAGTAINDTSSVTAAAATWDSMWNLGAATLDKAVTVKLTRTLAIIPITLCLAFIRTRKEEKEDQASGQSVSFKDIFPFFILYFIGASVITTIAMGAGIPASVFAPIKELSKFFIILAMAAIGLNTDLVKLIRTGGKPMLMGACCWVGITAVSLGLQSALGIW, from the coding sequence ATGGCATCATTACAAAAGAAATGGAAAGGATTGGCATTCTGCCTGCTGCTGGCCGTCCCTTCCCGGTTCCTGGGGAAAATGTTCCCCATCATAGGCGGCGCAGTCATCGCCATCATTGCCGGCATGGTCATCGCCGTATTCATGAAAAATAAAGACGGCCTGGAGGACGGCATCAAGTTTACCTCAAAAAAAGTACTTCAGTGGGCGGTCATTCTTCTGGGCTTCGGGATGAACTTAAATGTGGTACTGGAGACGGGAAAGCAGTCTCTGCCCATTATTGTATGCACCATCACCACCTCTCTGGTGATTGCCTTTGCGCTCCATAAGCTTATGCATATCCCATCCAACATCTCCACCCTGGTGGGAGTGGGCTCCTCCATCTGCGGCGGTTCCGCCATCGCAGCCACGGCGCCTGTAATCAACGCGGATGACGATGAGGTTGCCCAGGCCATATCCGTGATTTTCTTCTTTAACGTACTGGCAGCCATCCTGTTCCCCACCTTCGGCAAGGTTCTGGGATTTGACACTGCATCCGGCAATGCCTTTGGCGTCTTTGCCGGAACAGCCATCAACGACACATCATCCGTCACCGCAGCCGCAGCCACCTGGGACAGCATGTGGAACCTGGGGGCGGCCACACTGGACAAAGCAGTCACGGTAAAGCTGACCAGGACCCTGGCCATTATTCCCATCACTCTGTGTCTGGCCTTCATCCGGACCAGGAAGGAGGAAAAGGAAGATCAGGCCAGCGGACAGTCCGTAAGCTTTAAGGATATCTTTCCGTTTTTCATTCTCTACTTCATCGGGGCCTCGGTCATCACCACCATTGCCATGGGAGCAGGGATTCCTGCCTCAGTCTTTGCGCCCATTAAGGAGTTGAGCAAGTTCTTCATCATCCTGGCCATGGCAGCTATCGGACTGAACACGGACCTGGTCAAGCTCATCCGCACCGGCGGCAAGCCCATGCTCATGGGCGCCTGCTGCTGGGTGGGAATCACCGCAGTGAGCCTGGGACTCCAGAGCGCGCTGGGAATCTGGTAA
- a CDS encoding N-acetylmannosamine-6-phosphate 2-epimerase, which translates to MNEKIESLKGKLIVSCQALPHEPLHSAFIMGRMALAAKEGGAYGIRANTKEDIAEIQTQVDLPVIGIVKRDYEDSKVYITPTMKEINELMEVKPEIIALDATGDLRPGGRTLDEFYREIRKSYPGQLLMADCSTVEEALHADQLGFDFIGTTLVGYTDQSRNLKIESNDFEIIRRIVATVKHRVIAEGNINTPEKAKRVIELGAFSVVVGSIITRPQLITKSFAQALD; encoded by the coding sequence ATGAACGAAAAGATAGAGAGCCTGAAGGGTAAGCTGATTGTATCCTGCCAGGCCCTGCCCCATGAGCCGCTTCATTCGGCCTTTATCATGGGCCGGATGGCATTGGCTGCCAAGGAGGGCGGAGCATATGGCATCCGCGCCAATACCAAGGAGGATATCGCTGAAATCCAGACCCAGGTTGACCTGCCTGTCATCGGCATCGTGAAACGTGACTATGAGGACAGCAAGGTATACATCACGCCTACCATGAAGGAAATCAACGAGCTGATGGAGGTTAAACCGGAGATCATTGCCCTGGACGCCACCGGCGACCTGAGGCCGGGCGGCAGGACCCTGGATGAATTTTACAGGGAAATCCGGAAAAGCTATCCGGGACAGCTGCTGATGGCAGACTGTTCTACTGTGGAGGAAGCCCTTCACGCAGACCAGCTTGGGTTTGACTTTATCGGAACCACGCTGGTAGGATATACGGATCAGAGCAGAAACCTTAAAATTGAATCCAATGATTTTGAAATTATCCGCCGGATTGTGGCAACGGTGAAACACCGCGTCATTGCCGAAGGGAACATCAACACGCCGGAAAAGGCAAAGAGGGTCATTGAACTGGGGGCTTTCAGCGTGGTGGTTGGTTCCATTATCACCAGGCCCCAGCTGATTACAAAGTCCTTTGCACAGGCGCTGGATTAG
- a CDS encoding dihydrodipicolinate synthase family protein: protein MANLEKYKGVIPAFYACYDAEGNVSPERVRALTEYHIRKGVKGVYVNGSSGECIYQSLEDRKITLENVMAAAKGRLTVIAHVGCNNTKDSVELAKHAESLGVDAIASIPPIYFHLPEYAIAAYWNAMSQAAPNTDFIIYNIPQLAGVALTQSLFAEMRKNPRVIGVKNSSMPVQDIQMFKLAGGDDYIIFNGPDEQFISGRVIGAEAGIGGTYGVMPELFLKMDELVKAGKMEEAMRVQYAANDIIYKMCSGHGNMYGMIKEMLRINESLDLGGVREPLPQLIESDLAIAQEAARMVKEAVAAYC from the coding sequence ATGGCAAACTTAGAAAAGTACAAAGGTGTTATTCCTGCATTTTACGCATGCTACGACGCGGAGGGAAATGTGAGCCCGGAGAGGGTAAGGGCTCTGACTGAGTACCACATCAGAAAAGGCGTTAAGGGCGTTTATGTGAACGGATCTTCAGGAGAGTGCATCTACCAGAGCCTGGAAGACCGCAAGATTACACTGGAGAATGTAATGGCGGCTGCCAAGGGCAGGCTGACGGTTATCGCACATGTGGGCTGCAATAATACCAAGGACAGCGTAGAGCTGGCTAAACATGCGGAGAGCCTTGGCGTTGACGCCATCGCATCCATTCCGCCCATCTACTTCCATCTGCCTGAGTATGCAATTGCCGCTTACTGGAACGCCATGAGCCAGGCAGCTCCCAACACGGATTTTATTATCTATAACATTCCGCAGCTGGCAGGCGTGGCCCTGACACAGAGCCTGTTTGCCGAGATGAGGAAGAATCCAAGGGTCATCGGCGTGAAGAATTCCTCCATGCCTGTACAGGACATCCAGATGTTCAAGCTGGCAGGCGGGGATGACTACATCATCTTCAATGGTCCGGACGAGCAGTTTATCAGCGGCCGCGTCATCGGCGCTGAGGCCGGTATCGGCGGAACCTACGGCGTGATGCCCGAACTGTTCCTCAAGATGGATGAACTGGTGAAGGCAGGAAAGATGGAAGAAGCCATGAGGGTACAGTACGCTGCCAACGACATTATCTACAAGATGTGTTCCGGACACGGCAACATGTACGGTATGATTAAAGAGATGCTGCGCATCAATGAGTCTCTGGACCTGGGCGGAGTCAGGGAGCCGCTGCCGCAGCTGATTGAATCCGACCTTGCCATTGCACAGGAAGCGGCCCGCATGGTGAAGGAAGCGGTTGCGGCATACTGCTAA
- a CDS encoding YhcH/YjgK/YiaL family protein, which yields MIFGNITQEKTYAFLPEDLKECFAYAKEHDLVSYEKGSHPIDGERLFVNVVEYETTRPENRFWEAHRNYLDVHLMLDGQEQIDLNFIENMEQKEFVEKDDFLPMDGGSNSHVVLRAGDFLICYPEDGHRTAVAVDESEKIKKAIFKVRIDH from the coding sequence ATGATATTTGGAAACATCACACAGGAAAAGACATATGCCTTTCTTCCTGAGGATTTAAAGGAATGCTTTGCCTATGCAAAGGAACACGATTTGGTATCCTATGAAAAGGGCAGCCATCCCATTGACGGCGAGAGACTGTTTGTCAATGTGGTGGAGTATGAGACTACCCGGCCGGAGAACCGTTTCTGGGAAGCCCACAGGAATTACCTGGATGTGCATTTAATGCTTGACGGCCAGGAGCAGATTGATTTAAACTTTATTGAGAATATGGAGCAGAAGGAATTTGTGGAGAAGGACGACTTCCTTCCCATGGACGGCGGGTCCAACAGCCATGTAGTACTCCGGGCAGGCGATTTCCTGATTTGCTACCCGGAGGACGGGCACCGCACAGCCGTGGCCGTTGACGAATCTGAGAAAATCAAGAAGGCCATATTTAAGGTGCGGATTGACCATTAA
- a CDS encoding AMP-dependent synthetase/ligase: MAAETLRDVIRHGAEAYGEQTAFRYKVKKEIIDKSYNEVNLDSMAVSRAVEALGMKGKHIAVIGTTSYQWITAYFGIVNSGSVAVPIDAQLPAEAICELLNRADVEMLVYDELRSDVAGAVREKCPGIRHVVSMQAQETAGDVLSLSRLIAENTGTYETELSGSQLCTILFTSGTTGKSKGVMLSHRNLTDNAVCLDMKIPAGTVSMTLLPINHVYCLTMDIIKGLYIGMIICINDSIMHVQRNMKLFKPEIVLLVPLVIESIYGKLKDAGSLIPKKMVAKAAFGGNLRIICSGGAYLDPDYVDRFKEYGITILQGYGMTECSPVISTNLEWENKKGSVGKLLPNCEAKVVDEEIWVRGSSVMQGYYKMPERTAETLEDGWLKTGDLGYVDEDKFVYITGRRKNLIILANGENVSPEELENELSRSELVKEILVREKDKIIEAEVFPDYEYAKKKHIKDIRGTLQELIDGFNKDMPVYKRIYSLIVRETEFEKTPSKKIKRF, translated from the coding sequence ATGGCAGCAGAGACATTAAGGGATGTAATACGGCACGGCGCAGAGGCTTATGGAGAACAGACAGCATTCCGGTACAAGGTAAAGAAGGAAATCATTGATAAATCATACAATGAGGTGAACCTGGATTCCATGGCCGTAAGCCGTGCCGTGGAGGCCCTTGGAATGAAGGGGAAGCATATCGCGGTCATAGGCACCACCAGCTACCAGTGGATTACCGCCTATTTTGGAATCGTGAACAGCGGCAGCGTGGCAGTACCTATCGACGCACAGCTTCCTGCAGAAGCCATCTGTGAACTCTTAAACAGGGCGGATGTGGAAATGCTGGTATACGATGAACTGCGCTCTGACGTGGCAGGCGCTGTCCGTGAGAAATGCCCTGGCATCAGGCATGTGGTATCCATGCAGGCGCAGGAGACAGCAGGGGATGTGCTCTCATTGTCCCGTCTGATAGCTGAAAATACCGGTACATATGAGACAGAGCTATCCGGCAGCCAGCTCTGCACCATACTCTTTACCTCAGGCACCACCGGAAAGAGCAAGGGAGTCATGCTGAGCCACAGGAACCTGACGGACAATGCGGTCTGTCTGGACATGAAGATACCTGCGGGAACCGTGTCCATGACCCTGCTTCCCATCAACCATGTTTACTGCCTGACCATGGACATTATAAAGGGACTTTATATAGGAATGATTATCTGCATCAATGATTCCATTATGCATGTACAGCGCAATATGAAGCTGTTCAAGCCGGAGATCGTGCTGCTGGTGCCCCTTGTCATTGAGTCCATATACGGAAAGTTAAAGGATGCCGGAAGCCTGATACCCAAGAAAATGGTGGCAAAGGCCGCTTTTGGGGGCAACCTGCGAATCATATGCAGCGGCGGAGCCTACCTGGATCCGGACTACGTAGACCGTTTCAAAGAATACGGCATCACCATCCTTCAGGGCTACGGTATGACGGAGTGCTCGCCGGTTATCAGCACCAACCTAGAATGGGAGAATAAGAAGGGTTCCGTTGGAAAACTTCTTCCCAACTGTGAGGCCAAGGTGGTGGATGAGGAAATCTGGGTAAGGGGATCCAGCGTCATGCAGGGTTATTACAAGATGCCTGAGCGGACGGCCGAGACCCTGGAGGACGGATGGCTTAAGACCGGAGACTTAGGGTATGTGGATGAGGACAAATTTGTCTATATCACAGGCCGCCGCAAGAACCTGATTATCCTGGCCAACGGCGAGAATGTGTCTCCGGAGGAGCTGGAGAACGAGCTGAGCCGCTCGGAACTGGTGAAGGAAATACTGGTGCGGGAAAAAGATAAAATAATAGAGGCGGAAGTTTTCCCGGATTACGAGTACGCAAAGAAAAAGCATATTAAGGATATCCGGGGGACGCTTCAGGAATTGATTGACGGGTTTAATAAGGATATGCCGGTCTATAAGCGAATCTACAGCCTGATTGTCAGGGAGACGGAGTTTGAGAAGACGCCGTCAAAGAAAATTAAAAGATTTTAG
- a CDS encoding acyl carrier protein — protein MFEELKEIICEYVDVAPETIKENSRFIEDLGFNSYDFMSMVGEIEEKFDVEVEEREVVNVKTVKDAVDYIQSLQAE, from the coding sequence ATGTTTGAGGAATTAAAGGAAATCATCTGTGAGTATGTGGATGTGGCGCCGGAGACCATTAAGGAGAATTCCAGGTTTATTGAGGACCTGGGCTTCAATTCCTATGACTTCATGAGCATGGTAGGGGAGATTGAGGAGAAATTCGACGTGGAGGTAGAGGAACGGGAGGTGGTCAATGTAAAGACCGTGAAGGATGCAGTGGATTATATTCAGTCCCTGCAGGCAGAGTAG
- a CDS encoding RloB family protein — MMGKKIKPLIYIFCEGESEIEYGKCLKERFSDVAVIMKPVKGLFSEAERKFKKEARYRNKIEVTDEIWFFFDVDHDQAGSWKTNQNIMQTLQRLRKHCPAYVKGDSAATAEIAGHMDTAVQNGAWILRTVDGIPTLEDNDVRSQWLYQCGKTFTTVQEAIEFLENL; from the coding sequence ATGATGGGGAAAAAAATCAAACCACTGATTTACATTTTTTGCGAGGGAGAGAGTGAGATTGAATATGGAAAGTGTCTGAAAGAAAGGTTTTCAGATGTGGCGGTTATAATGAAGCCGGTAAAGGGATTATTTTCCGAAGCAGAAAGAAAATTTAAAAAGGAAGCCAGGTACCGGAATAAAATAGAGGTAACAGATGAAATCTGGTTTTTCTTTGATGTGGACCACGACCAGGCGGGAAGCTGGAAGACGAATCAGAACATTATGCAAACCTTGCAAAGACTGCGGAAACATTGTCCGGCATATGTAAAGGGGGATTCTGCCGCGACAGCGGAGATTGCAGGGCACATGGACACAGCGGTTCAGAATGGAGCATGGATTTTGCGGACTGTGGATGGTATTCCAACGCTGGAGGATAATGATGTACGCAGCCAGTGGCTTTATCAGTGCGGAAAAACATTCACAACAGTCCAGGAAGCAATTGAGTTTTTGGAAAACCTGTAA